From Montipora foliosa isolate CH-2021 chromosome 6, ASM3666993v2, whole genome shotgun sequence, a single genomic window includes:
- the LOC138005936 gene encoding sphingomyelinase C-like has protein sequence MMNPCKRGSIVSLALVGMILLLAGKFFLGDDDESFLNSVTAERDPSTRIERNLRIVSYNLWCFHFGFRSMWGLHKRIKALAEGLKDFDIALIQEAYILNVGITLFPKCASLVVSEMTKRRFHYRTSLRDFLAPYVGNGRGIVIFSRFPFARLAAKQYDHYSFDFLQVRHYRGFVIGEYIINSQHLFVVNTHLDHIQAKTRTLQANELAEELKKIPPSSHVIVGGDFNINNRSPILLGRSQEHIELLNSMNETGLQSVFPPGMETNFDVLKLVTGSGDEVSDHYGLSIEIKIW, from the exons aTGAATCCGTGTAAAAGAGGTTCAATCGTGTCCCTGGCGTTGGTGGGAATGATCCTGCTATTAGCAGGGAAGTTCTTTTTGGGAGATGATGATGAGAGCTTCTTAAACAGCGTCACCGCTGAAAGAGATCCCAGCACAAGAATTGAACGTAACCTTCGAATAGTGAGCTACAATTTGTGGTGTTTTCACTTTGGATTTCGGTCCATGTGGGGACTCCATAAACGAATCAAGGCTCTTGCGGAAGGATTAAAAGATTTTGATATTGCTCTAATACAAGAAGCGTACATCTTAAACGTAGGTATAACCCTCTTTCCAAAATGCGCCTCACTTGTAGTCTCAGAAATGACTAAACGTAGATTTCACTACAGGACATCTTTACGAGACTTTCTTGCGCCGTATGTTGGAAATGGCAGAGGAATCGTTATATTTAGCCGTTTCCCCTTTGCAAGACTGGCCGCCAAACAATATGATCATTATTCCTTCGATTTTTTACAAGTTAGGCACTACAGGGGCTTTGTTATTGGAGAATATATCATTAATTCCCAGCATCTTTTTGTTGTTAACACACACCTGGATCACATCCAGGCAAAGACGAGAACACTTCAAGCTAACGAGCTGGCTGAAGAACTCAAAAAAATACCACCATCTTCTCACGTAATTGTCGGTGGAGACTTTAACATCAACAATAGATCTCCAATTCTACTTGGCAGAAGCCAGGAGCATATAGAATTGCTTAACTCTATGAACGAAACTGGACTTCAGTCGGTTTTTCCTCCAGGTATGGAGACCAACTTTGACG TTCTTAAACTTGTAACAGGAAGTGGAGATGAGGTTTCAGATCATTATGGACTTTCAATCGAAATAAAGATCTGGTAA